The following are encoded in a window of Desulfomicrobium escambiense DSM 10707 genomic DNA:
- the dnaJ gene encoding molecular chaperone DnaJ has translation MADKRDYYEVLGVGRSASADEIKSAYRKLALKYHPDRNPDNPEAEDMFKEAAEAYEVLSDAPKRAQYDRFGHAGVNGQGFGDHFHSSEDVFSAFGDIFGDFFGFGAAAGGRRRPRAGADLRYNLTVSFRDAAKGTEVELNIPKKETCSDCGGSGSTPGHTPETCQHCRGQGQVTQSQGFFRISVPCPVCRGEGKVITHPCAKCRGQGVTQINKNLKVRIPGGVDNGSRLRLRGEGEPGDFGGPHGDLYVVIYVEDDKIFTRRGQDLVIVAEISIVQAILGAKIEVPTLDEPVSLEIPKGTQSGKILRIKGLGLPHLGSTQKGDLLVEVSVRIPTNVTKKQEELLREFEKLEDNRPLNKVKDFFKKAMGD, from the coding sequence ATGGCTGACAAGCGTGATTACTACGAAGTGCTGGGCGTCGGCCGCAGCGCCTCGGCGGACGAGATCAAGAGCGCCTATCGCAAGCTCGCCCTGAAATACCACCCCGACCGCAACCCGGACAATCCTGAGGCCGAGGACATGTTCAAGGAGGCGGCCGAGGCCTACGAGGTTCTGAGCGACGCGCCCAAGCGCGCCCAGTACGACAGGTTCGGTCATGCCGGCGTCAACGGCCAGGGCTTCGGGGATCATTTCCACTCCTCCGAGGACGTGTTCAGCGCCTTCGGCGACATCTTCGGGGATTTCTTCGGATTCGGCGCGGCCGCCGGTGGCCGGCGCCGTCCGCGTGCCGGGGCGGACCTGCGCTACAACCTGACCGTGTCCTTCCGCGACGCGGCCAAGGGAACCGAGGTCGAACTCAATATCCCCAAGAAGGAGACCTGTTCCGACTGCGGCGGGTCCGGCTCCACGCCGGGGCACACCCCCGAGACATGCCAGCATTGCCGCGGGCAGGGTCAGGTCACCCAGAGCCAGGGATTTTTCCGCATCTCCGTGCCGTGTCCCGTCTGCCGGGGCGAGGGCAAGGTCATCACCCACCCGTGTGCCAAGTGCCGCGGCCAGGGCGTGACGCAGATCAACAAGAACCTCAAGGTGCGCATCCCCGGCGGCGTGGACAACGGCAGCCGCCTGCGCCTGCGCGGCGAGGGCGAGCCCGGTGATTTCGGCGGGCCGCATGGCGATCTCTACGTGGTCATCTACGTCGAGGACGACAAGATATTCACCCGCCGTGGCCAGGATTTGGTCATCGTGGCGGAGATCTCCATCGTGCAGGCCATCCTCGGGGCCAAGATCGAAGTCCCGACCCTCGACGAGCCCGTGAGCCTGGAAATCCCCAAGGGCACCCAGTCCGGCAAGATCCTGCGCATCAAGGGCCTCGGCCTGCCGCACCTGGGTAGCACCCAGAAGGGCGACCTGCTGGTGGAAGTCTCGGTGCGCATCCCGACCAACGTGACCAAAAAGCAGGAGGAGCTGTTGCGCGAGTTCGAAAAGCTCGAGGACAACCGTCCGCTGAACAAGGTCAAGGATTTCTTCAAGAAAGCCATGGGCGACTAG
- the rpoZ gene encoding DNA-directed RNA polymerase subunit omega yields MARITVEDCLEKVNNRFLIVQMAIKRVKQYHEGYDPLVSSKNKEIVTALREIAEGKVLPDVEHIEDFSFEADDQDE; encoded by the coding sequence ATGGCCAGGATTACCGTTGAAGATTGCCTGGAGAAGGTCAACAACAGATTTCTGATCGTGCAGATGGCCATCAAGCGGGTCAAGCAGTATCACGAAGGGTACGATCCCCTCGTCTCGTCCAAGAACAAGGAAATCGTGACCGCCCTGCGCGAGATCGCCGAAGGCAAGGTCCTGCCCGATGTGGAGCACATCGAGGATTTCAGTTTCGAAGCCGACGATCAGGATGAGTGA
- a CDS encoding tRNA lysidine(34) synthetase translates to MAQWGKLKYAQQSCLGQAGKLMQQTGMAWPGARIGLAVSGGMDSWVMLQVMTMRQRIVPFPFELFVIHLNPGFDSTNHAPLADWMREHGVAGHLETTDFGPRAHSPENRKKSPCFFCAWHRRKRLFDLCRQYNLTHLALGHNTDDLVSTFFMNMLKTGKIYGLVPKETYFGGRLTLIRPLLLLDKSTISQACRQWKLPLWQNDCPSKDATARSETLDAALSLCKGDKRIRTNMFNALRRWQTESWPGMV, encoded by the coding sequence ATGGCCCAGTGGGGCAAGCTCAAATACGCCCAGCAGTCCTGCCTCGGACAGGCCGGCAAACTCATGCAGCAGACGGGCATGGCCTGGCCCGGGGCACGCATCGGCTTGGCCGTGTCGGGGGGCATGGACAGCTGGGTCATGCTCCAGGTCATGACCATGCGCCAGCGCATCGTGCCCTTCCCCTTCGAACTCTTCGTCATCCATCTGAACCCCGGCTTCGATTCGACGAACCACGCCCCCCTGGCCGACTGGATGCGGGAGCACGGGGTGGCCGGCCATCTCGAAACCACGGACTTCGGCCCCCGGGCCCACTCGCCCGAAAACCGCAAGAAATCGCCGTGCTTCTTCTGCGCATGGCACCGCCGCAAGCGCCTCTTCGACCTCTGCCGCCAGTACAACCTGACCCACTTGGCCCTGGGGCACAACACCGACGACCTGGTCTCGACCTTCTTCATGAACATGCTGAAGACGGGGAAAATATACGGTCTGGTGCCCAAGGAGACCTATTTCGGCGGCCGCCTGACCCTCATCCGCCCCCTGCTCCTGCTGGACAAGTCCACCATCTCCCAAGCCTGCCGGCAGTGGAAGCTCCCCCTCTGGCAGAACGACTGCCCATCCAAGGACGCCACGGCCCGCAGCGAGACCCTGGACGCCGCCCTGTCCCTGTGCAAGGGCGACAAGCGCATCCGCACCAACATGTTCAACGCCCTGCGCCGCTGGCAGACCGAGTCCTGGCCAGGCATGGTCTAG
- the fliR gene encoding flagellar biosynthetic protein FliR, producing MDLFSFDPGVTLTFLFALMRISVILFLMPFFGGQTLPTPAKAALCLTLTLALWPRLPLVGDQLPAHPFSLAVMLGAELLIGLILGLVIRFVFAAIQTGGQLIGFQMGFAMVNVVDPDSGASEAVTAHFLYMVSLLTFLSFNGHLYLLSGLMKSFDLLPPGSILITERLVSQVFALSGQIFVLAIQIGAPVIAAILLVDLALALVSRASPQMNVLIIGFPIKISVGFLFLGIIFEILTLHMEGFVSRMPLLFSQLIGAMR from the coding sequence ATGGACCTCTTCTCCTTCGATCCGGGCGTCACCCTGACCTTTCTGTTTGCGCTCATGCGCATCAGCGTGATCCTTTTCCTCATGCCCTTCTTCGGCGGCCAGACCTTGCCCACGCCCGCCAAGGCGGCCCTCTGCCTGACCCTGACCCTGGCCCTCTGGCCGCGGCTGCCGCTGGTCGGGGACCAACTGCCGGCGCACCCGTTCTCCCTGGCGGTCATGCTCGGCGCGGAACTGCTGATCGGCCTGATCCTGGGCCTGGTCATCCGCTTCGTCTTCGCCGCCATCCAGACCGGCGGCCAGCTCATCGGCTTCCAGATGGGCTTCGCCATGGTCAACGTCGTGGACCCGGATTCAGGCGCGTCCGAGGCGGTCACGGCGCATTTCCTCTACATGGTCAGTTTGCTGACGTTCCTGAGCTTCAACGGCCACCTCTATCTCCTGAGCGGGCTGATGAAAAGCTTCGACCTGCTGCCCCCGGGTTCCATCCTCATCACCGAGCGGCTGGTCTCCCAAGTCTTCGCCCTCTCGGGTCAGATTTTTGTCCTGGCCATCCAGATCGGCGCCCCGGTCATCGCCGCCATCCTGCTGGTGGACCTGGCCCTGGCCCTGGTTTCGCGCGCCTCCCCGCAGATGAACGTGCTGATCATCGGCTTCCCGATCAAGATTAGCGTCGGCTTTCTGTTTCTGGGCATCATCTTCGAGATTCTGACCCTGCACATGGAGGGCTTCGTGTCGCGCATGCCGCTCCTCTTCTCCCAACTCATCGGCGCCATGCGCTAG
- the flhB gene encoding flagellar biosynthesis protein FlhB: MSQTDPSRTEQATPKRRNKARGEGSVPKSQELPKPVTLLFGIIMLRLYLDTIHAEMDKLMRWFFHESFTFELTRTSVYALFKDCLVSVAVMVLPVMLVIAVAAFVMVRLQVGKLWAPKVLKPKFKFLNFVSGLKKLILSKQAVVRLLKSIFMAVAVAIGPYVVLKQALGEVIPLFYQTPEAIAAYVLSAGQTMFQYALAPMLIIGVADLLYSRWDYEENIKMTKSEVKDERKQAEGDPVVKSKQRQKMMAVMMRRMMQDVPKADVIITNPTHLAIAVRYNAQEAPAPVVLAKGAGKVAERIREIAREHGIPIRENKPLARALYKVVEVGDTIPEEFYQAVAAILAQIYRTRQRRP; encoded by the coding sequence ATGTCCCAGACCGATCCGAGCCGCACAGAACAAGCCACCCCCAAACGCCGCAACAAGGCCCGCGGCGAGGGAAGTGTGCCCAAGAGCCAGGAGCTGCCCAAGCCCGTGACCCTGCTCTTCGGCATCATCATGCTGCGCCTGTATCTGGACACCATCCACGCCGAGATGGACAAGCTCATGCGCTGGTTCTTCCATGAAAGCTTCACCTTCGAACTGACCCGAACCTCGGTCTACGCGCTCTTCAAGGACTGCCTCGTCAGCGTCGCCGTCATGGTGCTGCCCGTCATGCTGGTCATCGCCGTCGCGGCCTTCGTCATGGTCCGACTGCAGGTCGGCAAGCTCTGGGCGCCCAAGGTCCTCAAGCCCAAGTTCAAGTTCCTCAACTTCGTGTCCGGACTCAAAAAGCTGATCCTGAGCAAACAGGCGGTCGTCCGCCTGCTCAAAAGCATCTTCATGGCCGTGGCCGTGGCCATCGGGCCCTACGTGGTCCTCAAGCAGGCCCTCGGTGAGGTCATCCCCCTCTTCTACCAGACTCCCGAGGCCATCGCCGCCTACGTCCTCTCGGCCGGACAGACCATGTTCCAGTACGCCCTGGCGCCCATGCTCATCATCGGCGTCGCCGACCTCCTCTATTCCCGCTGGGACTACGAAGAGAACATCAAGATGACCAAGAGCGAGGTCAAGGACGAGCGCAAGCAGGCCGAGGGCGACCCGGTCGTCAAGAGCAAGCAGCGCCAGAAGATGATGGCCGTCATGATGCGGCGCATGATGCAGGACGTGCCCAAGGCCGACGTCATCATCACCAACCCGACCCACCTGGCCATCGCCGTCCGCTACAACGCCCAGGAAGCTCCCGCACCGGTGGTGCTGGCCAAGGGCGCCGGCAAGGTGGCCGAACGCATCAGGGAGATCGCACGCGAACACGGCATCCCCATCCGCGAGAACAAACCCCTGGCACGGGCCTTGTATAAGGTGGTCGAGGTCGGGGACACCATCCCCGAGGAATTCTACCAGGCAGTGGCCGCGATCCTGGCCCAGATCTACCGGACCAGGCAGCGCCGCCCCTAG
- the flhA gene encoding flagellar biosynthesis protein FlhA translates to MSSRAQAMTINYKRFTKQGDFLLAGGVVLTLFVMLVPLPTIILDVLLAFSISFSLVILITSMFMTSPLEFSIFPSVLLVTTLLRLALNVASTRLILLHGDQGTGAAGKVIQAFGEFVVGGNFAIGAVIFLILFILNKTVIVAGTTRIAEVAARFTLDAMPGKQMAIEADLNAGLIDEEQAVRQRENLRREADFYGAMDGAGKFVSGDVNAGMFITFINIVGGIFIGVLMKDMSWMEAAKTFSLLTIGDGLVSTIPSLITSTSAGIIVSRAAAEARMGEEFIGQLTNHPKALKLVSGVLLLFAIVPGMPTLAFMIISGALFGVSVLADRIKAETKEPEPRKKKGAAPDSPEEVQALLPLDVMELEVGYGLIPLVDEEQNGNLLARIRSIRRQFALDMGVIVPSLHLRDNLQLKPGEYVVQIKGNRVASAEIMIDHFLAMDPGDARHRIKGIETLEPAFNLPALWIPDAKKDEAVMAGYTVVDPSTVIATHLTEVFKQNLHEFLGRQEVQALLDNLSQRAPKVVEELVPGILALGSVQKVLQNLVKENVSIRDLLSIVECLADYGHSIKDPDQLTEFVRQRLSRTIIKPYLGSGNLLPIISLNPAIENAFQESIKRTDNGTYLAMEPGLAHKIIQAINKASEKGIVAEGQPVLLTSPVIRQHLAQLLARFLPTMPVISQAEIPADIRLESVAMVEI, encoded by the coding sequence ATGTCTTCACGCGCCCAGGCCATGACCATCAACTACAAGCGCTTCACCAAGCAGGGAGACTTCCTCCTGGCCGGCGGTGTGGTTCTGACGCTTTTCGTCATGCTGGTGCCGCTGCCGACCATCATCCTGGACGTGCTGCTGGCCTTCTCCATCTCCTTCTCCCTGGTCATCCTCATCACCTCCATGTTCATGACCTCGCCGCTGGAATTCTCCATCTTCCCGTCGGTCCTGCTCGTGACCACGCTCCTGCGCCTGGCCCTGAACGTGGCCTCCACCAGGCTCATCCTGCTGCACGGGGACCAGGGCACCGGGGCCGCGGGCAAGGTCATCCAGGCCTTCGGCGAGTTCGTGGTCGGCGGCAACTTCGCCATCGGCGCGGTCATCTTCCTCATCCTCTTCATCCTGAACAAGACCGTCATCGTGGCCGGCACGACGCGCATCGCCGAAGTCGCGGCGCGCTTCACCCTGGACGCCATGCCCGGCAAACAGATGGCCATCGAGGCCGACCTGAACGCCGGCCTCATCGACGAGGAGCAGGCCGTCAGGCAGCGCGAGAACCTGCGCCGCGAGGCGGACTTCTACGGCGCCATGGACGGCGCGGGCAAGTTCGTATCCGGTGACGTCAACGCGGGCATGTTCATCACCTTCATCAACATCGTCGGCGGCATCTTCATCGGCGTTCTGATGAAGGACATGAGCTGGATGGAAGCGGCCAAGACCTTTTCGCTGCTGACCATCGGCGACGGCCTGGTCTCGACCATCCCCTCGCTGATCACCTCGACCTCGGCCGGCATCATCGTCAGCCGCGCGGCGGCCGAGGCGCGCATGGGCGAGGAGTTCATCGGCCAGCTGACCAACCACCCCAAGGCCCTGAAGCTCGTCTCGGGCGTGCTGCTGCTCTTCGCCATCGTACCGGGCATGCCGACCCTGGCCTTCATGATCATTTCCGGCGCCCTCTTCGGCGTGTCCGTCCTGGCCGACCGCATCAAGGCCGAAACCAAGGAGCCCGAACCCAGGAAAAAGAAGGGCGCGGCGCCCGACAGCCCCGAAGAGGTCCAGGCCCTGCTGCCCCTCGACGTCATGGAACTGGAAGTGGGCTACGGGCTCATCCCCCTTGTGGACGAGGAGCAGAACGGCAACCTGCTGGCGCGCATCCGCTCCATCCGCCGCCAGTTCGCCCTGGACATGGGGGTCATCGTGCCGTCCCTGCACCTGCGCGACAACCTGCAGCTCAAGCCCGGCGAGTACGTGGTCCAGATCAAGGGCAACCGTGTGGCCTCGGCCGAGATCATGATCGACCACTTCCTGGCCATGGACCCTGGCGACGCGCGCCACCGCATCAAGGGCATCGAGACCCTGGAGCCGGCCTTCAACCTTCCGGCCCTGTGGATCCCCGACGCCAAGAAGGACGAGGCCGTCATGGCCGGGTACACCGTGGTCGACCCCTCGACGGTCATCGCCACACACCTGACCGAAGTATTCAAGCAGAACCTGCACGAGTTCCTGGGCCGCCAGGAGGTCCAGGCTCTGCTGGACAACCTGTCCCAGCGCGCCCCCAAGGTCGTGGAGGAACTGGTGCCCGGCATCCTGGCCCTGGGCTCGGTGCAGAAGGTCCTGCAGAACCTGGTGAAAGAGAACGTGTCCATCCGCGATCTGCTGAGTATCGTGGAATGCCTGGCCGACTACGGCCATTCCATCAAGGACCCGGACCAGCTCACGGAATTCGTGCGGCAGCGCCTGTCCAGGACCATCATCAAGCCCTACCTGGGATCCGGCAACCTGCTGCCCATCATCTCCCTGAACCCGGCCATCGAAAACGCCTTCCAGGAGAGCATCAAGCGCACGGACAACGGCACCTACCTGGCCATGGAGCCGGGGCTGGCGCACAAGATCATCCAGGCCATCAACAAGGCCTCCGAAAAGGGTATCGTGGCCGAGGGCCAGCCCGTGCTGCTGACCTCCCCGGTCATCCGGCAGCACCTCGCCCAGCTCCTGGCCCGCTTCCTGCCGACCATGCCGGTCATCTCCCAGGCGGAGATTCCGGCCGACATCAGACTCGAATCCGTAGCCATGGTGGAAATCTAG
- a CDS encoding MinD/ParA family protein, with the protein MSANLPIVLSVTSGKGGVGKTNVSVNLALCLARLGKRCVILDADLGLANVDVVLGMTPEKNLFHVFHEGVSIGDILHPTEFGFSILPAASGVSGMLSLSTGQKLELLEAMDVLEDSIDFLIVDTGAGINDNVLYFNLAVQNRLLVITPEPTSLTDAYALIKVLKLRHGVDSFHVLVNMAGSEKAAREIFAKLYNACDHFLGGISLDFVGAIPQDPTVRQAVIRQQPFCSLNPEAEASRAMSAVARKLAQWKPQDHLDGNIKFFWKKLLFAE; encoded by the coding sequence ATGAGCGCCAACCTCCCCATCGTTCTCTCGGTCACCTCCGGCAAGGGTGGCGTCGGAAAAACCAACGTCTCCGTCAATCTCGCCCTGTGCCTCGCACGGCTGGGCAAGCGCTGCGTCATCCTCGACGCGGACCTGGGCCTGGCCAACGTCGATGTCGTACTGGGCATGACACCGGAAAAGAATCTGTTCCACGTCTTTCACGAAGGCGTGTCCATCGGCGACATCCTCCACCCGACGGAATTCGGGTTCTCCATCCTGCCGGCGGCCAGCGGCGTGAGCGGCATGCTGTCCCTGTCCACGGGACAGAAGCTCGAACTCCTGGAGGCCATGGACGTCCTGGAGGACAGCATCGACTTTCTGATCGTCGACACGGGGGCGGGCATCAACGACAACGTCCTCTACTTCAACCTGGCCGTCCAGAACCGACTGCTGGTCATCACGCCCGAGCCGACGTCCCTGACCGACGCCTACGCCCTCATCAAGGTCCTGAAGCTGCGGCATGGGGTCGACTCGTTCCACGTGCTGGTCAACATGGCCGGCAGCGAAAAAGCGGCCAGGGAAATCTTCGCCAAGCTCTACAACGCCTGCGACCATTTCCTGGGAGGCATCTCCCTGGATTTCGTCGGCGCAATCCCCCAGGACCCAACGGTGCGCCAGGCCGTCATCCGGCAGCAGCCCTTCTGCAGCCTGAACCCGGAGGCCGAGGCGTCCAGAGCCATGTCCGCCGTGGCCCGCAAGCTGGCGCAATGGAAACCGCAGGACCATCTCGATGGGAACATCAAGTTCTTCTGGAAGAAGCTCCTCTTTGCGGAATAA
- a CDS encoding FliA/WhiG family RNA polymerase sigma factor — MGTSSSSGRSSSLRNNAAEPVWSVLEQTGTSFSSLSPADKDRIARAFAPRIKASALHLKSKLPSHIELPDLISAGTLGLMEAFGKFRPDLGIRFETFADNRIRGAMLDELRRMDWLSRGLRQKIKKLEQVIREFEQENGHAPSRNELLEVTGQDRLELESTLEALNSQIILSLEAIQEHGEQAGEGRNHQEPFAAAAFQDIIDKLGHLIDRLSEREKLVLSLYYTEELNMKEVASALDITEGRVSQLHSQALGKLKHMFMREYGDIT, encoded by the coding sequence ATGGGAACATCAAGTTCTTCTGGAAGAAGCTCCTCTTTGCGGAATAACGCCGCCGAACCGGTCTGGTCCGTGCTGGAGCAGACCGGAACCTCCTTCTCGTCCCTGTCCCCCGCCGACAAGGACCGCATCGCCCGCGCCTTCGCCCCCCGCATCAAGGCCAGCGCCCTGCACCTCAAGTCCAAACTCCCGTCCCACATCGAACTGCCGGACCTGATCAGCGCGGGGACCCTGGGCCTCATGGAGGCCTTCGGCAAATTCAGGCCAGATCTGGGCATCCGCTTCGAAACCTTCGCCGACAACAGGATCCGCGGCGCCATGCTCGACGAACTGCGGCGCATGGATTGGCTCTCGCGGGGGCTCAGACAGAAAATCAAGAAGCTGGAACAGGTCATCCGCGAGTTCGAGCAGGAGAACGGACACGCCCCGTCCCGCAATGAACTGCTCGAAGTCACGGGCCAGGACCGCCTGGAACTGGAGTCGACGCTTGAAGCCCTGAACTCCCAGATCATCCTGAGTCTCGAGGCGATCCAGGAGCACGGAGAGCAGGCCGGAGAGGGGCGCAATCACCAGGAACCCTTTGCCGCCGCGGCATTCCAGGATATCATTGACAAGCTGGGGCATCTCATCGATAGACTGAGCGAACGGGAAAAGCTGGTGCTCAGCTTGTACTACACCGAAGAACTCAACATGAAGGAAGTGGCTTCCGCCTTGGACATCACCGAGGGACGGGTCTCGCAGCTGCACTCGCAGGCCCTGGGGAAGCTCAAGCATATGTTCATGCGCGAGTACGGGGACATCACCTGA
- a CDS encoding chemotaxis response regulator CheY: MAVNTNMRVLIVDDFSTMRRIIKNILRQLGFSNIIEADDGAAAWELLNKDQVDFIISDWNMPQMTGIELLRKVRASEEFADLPFLMVTAEAQQENIIEAVQAKVSNYIVKPFTAETLGQKINKIFE; the protein is encoded by the coding sequence ATGGCGGTCAACACGAACATGCGGGTGCTCATTGTCGATGACTTCTCGACCATGCGCCGGATCATTAAAAATATTCTCAGACAGCTCGGCTTCTCCAACATCATCGAGGCCGACGACGGCGCCGCGGCCTGGGAGCTCCTGAACAAGGACCAGGTGGATTTCATCATCTCCGACTGGAACATGCCCCAGATGACCGGCATCGAACTGTTGCGCAAGGTACGCGCCAGCGAGGAGTTCGCGGACCTGCCCTTCCTCATGGTCACGGCCGAGGCCCAGCAGGAGAACATCATCGAGGCCGTGCAGGCCAAGGTTTCCAACTACATCGTCAAGCCCTTCACTGCGGAAACCCTGGGCCAGAAAATCAACAAAATCTTTGAATAA
- a CDS encoding flagellar basal body-associated FliL family protein, whose product MILLVLLAQPLQNGDTNVALDDERLRDEVPKGLQKVELDLDDALFLEFEEKEEEPPPPPAEQEPEQTVPALAPQEQTAPKRSRKKILIFGLAAALCLLFGAVGAYFFMKSSSDEPTKQPAEAEEPQQQTEAAPHAQPEAASPEADNATKQPPVLVTHSLERFQVEFALADQIRILTFTLSIPNVTEIMRLEMQVKSVFIRDGIYGYLKSAPLSFLDNPANSDKLKSDLAAVINRHMKSGTVSEILIEEYVVR is encoded by the coding sequence ATGATCCTTCTCGTCCTTCTCGCCCAGCCGCTCCAGAATGGCGACACCAATGTCGCCCTGGATGATGAACGTCTGCGGGACGAGGTCCCCAAGGGCCTGCAGAAGGTCGAACTCGACCTGGACGACGCCCTGTTCCTCGAATTCGAGGAGAAAGAGGAAGAACCGCCTCCCCCTCCCGCCGAACAGGAGCCCGAGCAGACAGTCCCGGCTCTGGCCCCCCAAGAGCAGACAGCCCCCAAACGTTCGCGGAAAAAAATCTTGATATTCGGTCTCGCTGCGGCACTCTGCCTGCTGTTCGGCGCGGTCGGAGCGTATTTCTTCATGAAATCCTCGTCCGACGAGCCAACAAAGCAACCGGCGGAAGCCGAAGAACCACAGCAACAGACTGAAGCCGCTCCCCATGCCCAGCCCGAAGCCGCGTCGCCCGAAGCCGACAACGCAACGAAGCAGCCTCCGGTGCTCGTGACCCACAGCCTGGAGCGGTTTCAGGTGGAATTCGCGCTTGCGGACCAGATTCGCATCCTTACCTTCACCCTGTCGATCCCCAACGTGACGGAGATCATGCGCCTGGAAATGCAGGTCAAATCGGTTTTCATCAGAGACGGCATCTATGGCTACCTGAAGAGCGCGCCCCTGTCCTTTCTGGACAACCCGGCCAATTCCGATAAGCTCAAAAGCGATCTGGCGGCGGTCATCAACCGGCACATGAAAAGCGGGACCGTGTCGGAAATCCTTATCGAGGAATATGTGGTGCGGTAA